In Dolichospermum flos-aquae CCAP 1403/13F, the following proteins share a genomic window:
- a CDS encoding M23 family metallopeptidase, which yields MKKVNIYRFCDYALMALISCTVAVSKVSPALTQTVSLINPTPAPTANLIWPTQGILSQGFRKYQHEGIDIAGAKGTPILAAAAGTVVKAGWDDWGLGNFIEIKHFNGNVTVYGHNSRLLVSKGQQVKQGQIIAEMGSTGNSTAPHLHFEFYVDGRLASNPLSLLPSATIAKTPVNKPITPIVQPVLSVSNNTDCDGTTVMTGETTTVSIKVCEENGQLFYVGKLKQEPSQVLRIRAWKLDNNKYQADNGTFSYLISPEKIEIWRNGSPIRADSFLTSHGLGK from the coding sequence ATGAAAAAAGTTAATATCTACCGCTTTTGTGATTATGCTTTGATGGCTTTAATATCCTGTACCGTGGCTGTAAGTAAAGTTTCCCCAGCTTTGACTCAGACAGTTTCTCTAATTAACCCCACACCCGCACCTACTGCTAACTTAATTTGGCCGACCCAAGGAATTCTTTCCCAAGGTTTCCGTAAATATCAGCATGAGGGAATTGATATTGCGGGTGCAAAAGGGACTCCAATTTTAGCTGCTGCTGCTGGTACAGTCGTGAAAGCTGGTTGGGATGATTGGGGATTAGGCAATTTTATCGAAATTAAACATTTTAATGGCAATGTAACAGTTTACGGACATAATAGCCGTTTATTAGTAAGTAAAGGTCAACAGGTCAAACAAGGTCAAATTATTGCCGAAATGGGTTCAACAGGCAATAGCACCGCCCCTCATTTGCATTTTGAATTTTATGTAGATGGTCGTTTAGCTAGTAATCCTCTCAGTTTATTACCGTCTGCCACCATCGCAAAGACACCAGTAAATAAACCAATTACCCCAATTGTACAACCAGTTTTATCTGTAAGTAATAATACTGATTGTGATGGAACTACAGTTATGACAGGGGAGACCACAACTGTCAGTATAAAAGTTTGCGAAGAAAATGGTCAGTTATTTTATGTGGGGAAATTGAAACAAGAACCAAGTCAAGTTTTAAGAATTCGGGCTTGGAAGCTTGACAATAACAAATATCAGGCAGATAATGGGACTTTTTCCTACTTAATTAGTCCAGAAAAAATAGAAATTTGGCGCAATGGGAGTCCAATTCGTGCGGATAGTTTTCTCACTTCTCATGGTTTAGGGAAATAA
- a CDS encoding peptidoglycan-binding domain-containing protein, with amino-acid sequence MEYLAYSYMYIEDERTNENFALSLPKSSFNWRKIFKSSAWLTLAGVTILLATVTQMQFASAEYASTNGSCLYIRTGPSTANSSVACVRNGTYVGETGSVRNGFARISSGRYRGYYAAERWIGNTPGRSHRRYRSGYGVGGRVTVEYGARGERVREIQRALGIRVDGVYGSRTINAVRHFQRRNGLRVDGVVGYQTRRALGI; translated from the coding sequence ATGGAATATTTGGCTTATTCCTATATGTATATAGAGGATGAAAGGACAAATGAAAATTTTGCATTAAGTCTTCCGAAATCGTCATTTAATTGGCGGAAAATTTTTAAATCTTCTGCATGGTTAACTTTGGCCGGTGTAACTATATTACTAGCTACAGTGACTCAAATGCAGTTTGCTTCGGCTGAATATGCCAGCACGAATGGAAGTTGTCTTTATATTCGCACCGGACCTAGCACTGCAAATTCATCTGTAGCCTGTGTCCGCAATGGTACATACGTTGGTGAAACTGGTAGTGTTAGAAATGGATTTGCGAGAATTTCTTCGGGACGTTACCGAGGATACTATGCTGCTGAAAGATGGATTGGTAATACTCCTGGACGTTCTCACCGCAGATATCGTTCTGGCTACGGTGTTGGGGGTAGGGTAACGGTAGAATATGGCGCAAGAGGCGAACGAGTCAGAGAAATCCAAAGAGCTTTAGGGATTAGAGTTGATGGCGTTTACGGTTCACGAACCATTAATGCAGTTCGTCACTTCCAAAGACGTAACGGACTGCGTGTAGATGGTGTTGTTGGTTATCAAACTCGGAGAGCTTTAGGGATTTAG
- the wecB gene encoding non-hydrolyzing UDP-N-acetylglucosamine 2-epimerase has product MTNQHRIGIILGTRPEAIKLAPVIQVFQNSPDFELQVILTGQHREMVEQVMQLFKLKADWNLEIMQRQQSLNDITCRSLQGLEALFQAQKLDFVIVQGDTTTAFAATLAAFYQKIPVGHVEAGLRTDDLFNPFPEEANRRLISQLTQLHFAPTTLAVENLQNSGVLGEIHLTGNTVIDALLNVAAKKPVCHIPGLDWSKYRTILATVHRRENWGSPLQDIAESFLQILEQFPDTALLLPLHKNPTVREPLQQLLGNHSRIFLTEPLDYAELVGAIERSHLILTDSGGLQEEAPSLGKPVLVLRDTTERPEAVTAGTAKLLGTQTANIVTAASELLSNPDAYSKMATAINPFGDGHAAERILQIVKNYLELAE; this is encoded by the coding sequence ATGACTAATCAACACCGCATTGGCATTATTTTAGGAACTCGTCCCGAAGCTATTAAACTAGCGCCAGTAATTCAAGTTTTTCAAAATTCTCCAGATTTTGAATTGCAGGTAATTCTCACAGGACAACATCGAGAAATGGTTGAACAAGTGATGCAATTGTTCAAACTCAAAGCCGATTGGAATTTAGAGATTATGCAGCGACAACAATCTCTTAATGATATTACCTGTAGAAGTTTACAAGGTTTAGAAGCATTATTTCAAGCCCAAAAGTTAGATTTTGTAATTGTGCAAGGAGATACAACAACAGCTTTTGCAGCCACCTTGGCAGCTTTTTATCAAAAAATCCCTGTAGGTCATGTGGAAGCAGGTTTAAGGACAGATGATTTATTTAATCCTTTTCCCGAAGAAGCTAATAGAAGATTAATTTCTCAACTGACACAATTGCATTTTGCACCGACTACTTTGGCTGTAGAAAACTTACAAAATTCTGGGGTGTTAGGAGAAATTCACTTAACAGGAAATACTGTAATTGATGCCTTATTAAATGTGGCTGCCAAAAAACCAGTTTGCCATATACCAGGTTTAGATTGGAGCAAATATAGGACAATATTGGCAACAGTTCATAGACGAGAAAATTGGGGATCACCGCTGCAAGACATCGCTGAAAGTTTTTTACAAATTTTAGAGCAATTTCCTGATACAGCCTTATTACTGCCATTACATAAAAATCCCACAGTTAGAGAACCATTGCAACAGTTATTAGGGAATCATTCCCGCATTTTCTTAACAGAACCCTTGGATTATGCCGAATTAGTGGGAGCTATTGAGCGATCGCATTTAATCTTAACCGATTCCGGTGGCTTGCAAGAAGAAGCCCCCAGTCTGGGTAAACCAGTGTTAGTTCTCAGAGATACCACCGAAAGACCAGAAGCCGTCACCGCTGGGACAGCCAAACTCCTAGGGACACAAACCGCAAATATCGTCACAGCCGCTAGTGAACTACTCAGCAATCCCGACGCTTACAGCAAAATGGCCACCGCCATTAATCCCTTTGGCGATGGCCATGCAGCAGAACGCATCCTGCAAATTGTCAAAAATTACTTAGAGCTTGCTGAATAA
- a CDS encoding DUF2207 domain-containing protein: MNKLLMRRISFSLLAMLVTVLITFTHAVAQEVPFYWDYINVDIDVQTNGDMLVTETQKYVFKSDYPNQRYRYIPLDKVDEIKDVTIQENNQIIPSETGIENNQFWIRWQHQLKPPETHTFVLKYRVVGGLHINNENTQVYWKAIFADRKAPIQSAKVQVQLPEILSGKVQDFQNFGIPATSRQVNPKTFEFVANQPITPQQELEVQVTFPSEILNIPQPNWQQGSFVLNWNNFIFLCFFAYIAFVIVSPINDRKCPQCQKFTLKRNYKILVPATTSFQGKQIVTHLCQNCSYHNEFEEVIPVISESGGGGGGGGGGGGGGGGGGG; the protein is encoded by the coding sequence ATGAATAAACTATTAATGAGAAGAATCTCTTTTTCATTACTTGCTATGTTGGTGACTGTTTTGATTACATTTACTCATGCTGTTGCACAGGAAGTACCATTTTATTGGGACTATATCAATGTTGATATTGATGTGCAAACTAACGGAGATATGTTAGTCACTGAAACGCAAAAATATGTGTTCAAATCAGATTATCCTAATCAACGATATCGCTATATTCCTTTAGATAAAGTTGATGAAATTAAGGATGTAACGATTCAAGAAAATAATCAAATTATTCCTAGTGAAACCGGAATTGAAAATAATCAATTTTGGATTCGTTGGCAACATCAATTAAAACCACCAGAAACACATACTTTTGTTTTGAAATATCGTGTAGTTGGCGGACTGCATATTAATAATGAGAATACTCAAGTTTATTGGAAAGCCATTTTCGCTGACCGTAAAGCCCCAATTCAATCGGCAAAAGTTCAGGTACAATTACCAGAAATTTTATCAGGTAAAGTCCAAGATTTCCAAAATTTTGGTATACCAGCTACAAGCCGTCAAGTAAATCCGAAAACATTTGAATTTGTAGCAAATCAGCCTATTACACCGCAACAAGAACTAGAAGTTCAGGTGACATTCCCTAGCGAAATTCTGAATATTCCTCAACCCAATTGGCAACAAGGTAGCTTTGTTTTGAATTGGAATAACTTTATATTTCTGTGCTTTTTCGCATACATTGCCTTTGTTATAGTTTCGCCAATCAATGATCGAAAATGTCCCCAATGTCAAAAATTTACGCTGAAACGGAATTATAAAATATTAGTTCCGGCAACTACTAGCTTTCAAGGAAAGCAAATAGTAACCCACCTCTGCCAAAACTGCTCATATCATAACGAATTTGAAGAAGTAATTCCAGTAATTAGTGAAAGTGGTGGCGGTGGTGGCGGCGGTGGTGGCGGTGGCGGTGGTGGCGGTGGTGGCGGTGGTTGA
- a CDS encoding DUF4351 domain-containing protein produces the protein MVQKLPVEQLEELGEALLDFTSVTDLQTWLQSTN, from the coding sequence TTGGTTCAAAAATTACCTGTTGAACAACTAGAGGAATTAGGAGAAGCCTTGTTAGATTTTACTTCAGTTACAGATTTACAAACTTGGTTACAATCTACTAATTAA